From one Rosa rugosa chromosome 4, drRosRugo1.1, whole genome shotgun sequence genomic stretch:
- the LOC133744523 gene encoding uncharacterized protein LOC133744523, whose amino-acid sequence MLTGVYATPCNTSRSNLWGYLDGLANRVKLPGMIVGDFNELLSYSDKIGGSPHYMFGGMQDWVCRNGLIDMGYQGADYTWKNNSVKERLDRGFCSRDWRLLFPDACIMHLARMKSDHCPILVKLNHSSRVIRRNSPFRFHAMWMQHDSYLDMVNGTWTNCPGDLQAKTTTLAKSLRIWNKEVFGNIFKQKRILLARICGIQRCLGRQNIPFLVNLEKELISQYEQIRDAEALFWRQKSRDKWLCEGDRNTNFFHLTTMIRRRRNKIDGLFDASGTWTDNPSVLKQIAADIFQNLFTTEVDHDLRFHIPWLFPDIDTNNL is encoded by the coding sequence ATGTTAACTGGCGTTTATGCTACCCCTTGTAACACTTCTAGAAGCAATTTGTGGGGCTACTTGGATGGCCTGGCTAATCGTGTTAAGCTTCCTGGGATGATTGTGGGAGATTTTAATGAATTGTTATCCTATTCTGATAAGATTGGTGGTTCTCCGCACTACATGTTTGGTGGTATGCAAGATTGGGTGTGTAGGAATGGTCTTATTGATATGGGATATCAGGGTGCTGATTATACTTGGAAAAATAATTCTGTTAAAGAAAGACTTGATAGAGGCTTCTGCTCCCGTGACTGGAGACTGCTCTTTCCTGATGCTTGTATTATGCATTTGGCTAGAATGAAATCTGATCACTGCCCTATCCTTGTCAAACTCAACCACAGTAGCAGGGTTATTAGAAGGAATTCTCCCTTTAGGTTTCATGCCATGTGGATGCAGCATGATAGTTATCTGGATATGGTCAATGGAACTTGGACCAATTGTCCTGGAGACTTGCAGGCCAAAACTACTACTCTTGCCAAATCTCTACGCATTTGGAATAAAGAAGTGTTTGGCAATATATTCAAACAGAAGAGGATTCTTTTAGCTAGAATTTGTGGAATCCAAAGGTGCTTGGGAAGACAAAATATTCCTTTTCTTGTGAACCTTGAGAAGGAGCTGATTTCCCAATATGAGCAAATTAGAGATGCTGAAGCCCTTTTTTGGAGACAAAAGTCTAGAGATAAGTGGCTTTGTGAGGGGGACAGAAATACAAATTTTTTTCACTTAACTACAATGATAAGGAGGAGAAGGAACAAGATTGATGGTCTTTTTGATGCTTCTGGAACTTGGACAGACAACCCTTCTGTTTTGAAGCAAATTGCTGCAGATATTTTCCAGAACTTATTTACCACTGAAGTTGATCATGACTTGAGATTTCACATTCCATGGTTGTTCCCTGATATCGATACTAACAATCTTTAA
- the LOC133742325 gene encoding probable diphthine methyl ester synthase: MLYIVGLGLGNEKDITLRGLEAVQQCDKIFVEAYTSLLSFGLSSHGLITLEKLYGKPVILADRETVEEKADGILSAAADSDVAFLVVGDPFGATTHTDLVVRAKKLGINVKVVHNASVMNAVGVCGLQLYHYGETVSIPFFTDTWRPDSFYEKIQKNRGLGLHTLCLLDIRVKEPTLESLCRGKKQYEPPRYMSVNTAIEQLLEVEQNRGESAYSEDTMCVGFARLGSEDQKIVAGTMRQLESVDFGAPLHCLVIVGKTHPVEEEMLDFYRTV, encoded by the exons ATGTTGTACATAGTAGGTCTTGGATTGGGGAACGAGAAAGACATCACTTTGAGAGGTTTAGAAGCAGTTCAACAATGTGACAAGATCTTCGTTGAAGCCTAcacttctctcctctcttttgGTCTCTCTTCCCACGGTCTTATCACCCTT GAAAAGTTGTATGGGAAACCGGTTATACTTGCAGATAGAGAAACCGTGGAGGAAAAGGCCGATGGTATTTTAAGTGCAGCCGCTGATTCTGACGTCGCTTTTCTTGTTGTTGGGGATCCTTTTGG AGCTACAACTCACACTGATCTTGTAGTTCGAGCTAAGAAGTTAGGGATTAATGTCAAAGTGGTGCATAATGCATCGGTTATGAATGCGGTTGGAGTCTGTGGCTTGCAGCTCTACCATTATGGAGAGACAGTTTCGATACCATTCTTCACGGATACATGGAGACCTGATAGCTTTTATGAGAAGATTCAGAAAAATCGTGGGCTTGGACTACATACTCTCTGCTTGTTAG ATATACGCGTGAAAGAACCTACCTTGGAATCTTTATGCAG AGGAAAGAAGCAGTATGAACCACCTAGATATATGTCAGTAAACACTGCAATTGAACAGCTTTTGGAGGTTGAGCAAAACCGAGGAGAATCAG CATACAGCGAAGACACCATGTGTGTTGGGTTTGCTCGGCTTGGAAGTGAGGATCAGAAGATAGTTGCTGGTACAATGAGGCAACTGGAGTCGGTTGATTTTGGAGCACCTCTTCATTGCCTTGTAATAGTAGGCAAGACCCACCCAGTGGAAGAAGAAATGCTGGACTTCTACAGAACTGTGTGA